In Bos taurus isolate L1 Dominette 01449 registration number 42190680 breed Hereford chromosome 9, ARS-UCD2.0, whole genome shotgun sequence, a single genomic region encodes these proteins:
- the PLN gene encoding phospholamban (The RefSeq protein has 1 substitution compared to this genomic sequence) yields MDKVQYLTRSAIRRASTIEMPQQARQNLQNLFINFCLISICLLLICIIVMLL; encoded by the coding sequence ATGGATAAAGTCCAGTACCTCACTCGCTCTGCTATAAGAAGAGCTTCAACCATTGAAATGCCTCAACAAGCACGTCAAAATCTCCAGAACCTATTTATCAATTTCTGTCTCATCTTAATATGTCTCTTGCTGATCTGCATCATCGTGATGCTTCTCTGA